A DNA window from Onthophagus taurus isolate NC chromosome 1, IU_Otau_3.0, whole genome shotgun sequence contains the following coding sequences:
- the LOC111415669 gene encoding uncharacterized protein, with protein sequence MAVIQVIFLFSSVLLFSNAFFLPPNDGSEIGDHFLNQKLNFLEGKFKNSPLVDFDLIKQKIEAKRLAEKEAETNPETQDQKLWFLQNKFNPKFNFIKEKIESKQTEDPNLDIFNDKVAFLENLLSQHFNNQLNHGISKRAIKEESNPASGAAIGNYFLNQKLSFLENKFKDSPLVDFELIKQKIEAKQAAKEQEQQIAQEENNVTNLLNYLKQLHAQKLTETHQIAKRAVEETNVKDPSIGNYFLNQKLSFMENKFKGTPIDFETIKNKIEAKKEAKLQEELLENENDLNNDPKKIIQEKLTFLQNFLHQMKADQLKAIIDKIEGNHNVAKRAVNDEGNASKKDYYLNQKYAFLSNKFKQMNMDSEALLQKIQSKQKGGQ encoded by the exons atggcTGTTATTCAAGTTATTTTCCTATTTTCATCT gtTTTATTATTCTCAAACGCATTTTTTTTGCCACCTAATGATGGGTCTGAAATCGGCGATCATTTTCTAAACCAAAAGTTGAATTTTCTTGagggtaaatttaaaaattcacctCTAGTAGatttcgatttaattaaacaaaaaatcgaaGCAAAAAGATTAGCGGAGAAAGAAGCTGAAACAAACCCAGAAACGCAAGATCAAAAATTGTggtttttacaaaataaatttaacccaaaattcaatttcatcaaagaaaaaattgagtCCAAACAAACCGAAGATCCAAATTTGGACATTTTCAACGATAAAGTAGCTTTCTTAGAAAACCTATTAAGCCAACACTTCAATAACCAATTAAATCACGGAATTTCAAAGCGGGCAATTAAAGAGGAATCAAATCCGGCTTCTGGAGCTGCAAttggaaattatttcttaaaccaaaaattatctttcttagaaaataaatttaaagattcaCCTTTAGTAGATTTTGAGttgattaaacaaaaaatcgaGGCGAAACAAGCAGCAAAAGAACAAGAACAACAAATCGCCcaagaagaaaataatgtaacaaatttattaaattatttgaaacaactTCATGCCCAAAAATTAACCGAAACTCATCAAATCGCGAAAAGAGCTGTTGAAGAAACCAACGTTAAAGATCCATCgattggaaattattttttgaaccAAAAATTATCGTTCatggaaaataaatttaaaggaaCCCCGATCGATTTTGAAacgatcaaaaataaaatcgaagcTAAAAAAGAAGCCAAATTACAAGaagaattattagaaaatgaaaatgatttaaataatgacCCCAAGAAAATTATTCAAGAGAAACTcacatttttacaaaattttcttcACCAAATGAAAGCCGATCAATTAAAAGCGATTATTGATAAAATCGAAGGAAATCATAATGTTGCGAAACGCGCTGTAAATGATGAGGGGAATGCTTccaaaaaagattattatcttaatcaaaaatatgcCTTTTtgagtaataaatttaagcaGATGAATATGGATTCTGAAGCACTCCTTCAAAAGATtcaatcaaaacaaaaagggggacaataa